From Palaemon carinicauda isolate YSFRI2023 chromosome 29, ASM3689809v2, whole genome shotgun sequence, one genomic window encodes:
- the LOC137622266 gene encoding uncharacterized protein MCAP_0864-like: MKLDIRLTSMGLPLLFLVVSSVYGNPITRQVETVPENFSLAKKLPELEGLPDELNEDQCSSAKVNEMARGSEETCARIGNIEGYVNLVMSMIPLQIYYENHSDFTDIFKNYDDDLGAAQDHAKLWRNGDSILLGIRQTFELARQFEPAFTKKYIINKERVEVIKANAHKDEMINLTKDQIEYLKAQLEKAEATMTKVQNKSPAILDYFQKTVSELKAEIKDKERALTEDFTLIKELKELQSFLNFVRKDSDRIRTQALKTKEMTENFRGFLEHDKGTFTRHGRVAHATLAALEEETIRNNEALAENKRKQENLERIIEEERKQVQALFKKISHSHEELRKMRRKLLDKISKSRTLKIIGAILTPVIIGAFLLKYASDEEKKYSTLLQNTMAESKFEVDAILKQIENNKAEMRFFQEQMANSARNSDKLRNELSTFVTLDGDLKNMAEKVGTLLVAIDKAIAGVVNIQEVFDDVTTKLTEMIDFAKTAKTEAEQLNARFFIYNELSLLECNWRDVYFKVLNLDDCTKNFEILY; the protein is encoded by the exons ATGAAGCTGGATATAAGGTTAACCAGTATGGGTCTGCCTCTGCTGTTTCTGGTGGTCTCCAGCGTCTATG GAAACCCCATCACGCGTCAGGTAGAAACTGTACCTGAAAATTTCTCGTTAGCTAAAAAATTGCCAGAACTGGAGGGACTTCCTGATGAACTAAATGAAGACCAATGCAGCAGTGCTAAAGTCAATGAAATGGCAAGAGGCTCTGAGGAAACCTGCGCTCGCATAGGCAACATCGAAGGCTATGTGAATCTCGTCATGTCTATGATTCCTCTTCAGATATACTATGAAAACCACTCAGACTTCACAGACATCTTCAAAAATTACGATGATGACTTAGGCGCAGCTCAAGATCATGCTAAACTCTGGAGGAATGGGGACAGTATTCTTTTAGGCATTCGGCAAACGTTTGAGCTGGCTCGGCAGTTTGAACCGGCATTCACCAAGAAATATATTATAAACAAGGAACGAGTTGAGGTAattaaagcaaatgcacataaagACGAAATGATCAACCTCACCAAAGATCAGATAGAGTATCTAAAAGCCCAGCTTGAAAAGGCTGAAGCGACAATGACAAAAGTGCAAAATAAAAGTCCTGCTATTTTGGATTATTTCCAAAAGACAGTGTCTGAATTGAAAGCTGAAATTAAGGATAAAGAGCGAGCATTAACTGAAGATTTCACCCTAATTAAAGAGTTAAAGGAGCTCCAAAGTTTCCTTAATTTTGTCAGAAAAGACTCAGATAGAATAAGGACTCAGGCACTGAAGACTAAAGAAATGACTGAAAATTTTAGGGGGTTTCTCGAGCATGATAAAGGCACCTTTACAAGACATGGAAGAGTTGCACATGCAACACTGGCTGCCCTTGAAGAGGAAACTATCAGAAACAACGAGGCACTGGCTGAAaacaaaaggaaacaagaaaatctaGAACGCATAATAGAAGAGGAAAGGAAGCAGGTGCAAGCACTTTTCAAAAAGATTAGCCATTCTCACGAAGAACTTCGTAAGATGAGGAGGAAGTTGCTGGACAAAATTTCAAAGAGCAGAACACTCAAAATTATTGGTGCTATACTAACTCCAGTTATCATTGGAGCATTTCTTTTAAAGTATGCAagtgatgaagaaaagaaatattctACGCTTTTACAAAATACCATGGCTGAGAGCAAATTCGAAGTCGATGCAATTCTCAAACAGATTGAGAATAATAAAGCTGAGATGAGATTCTTCCAAGAACAAATGGCCAACAGCGCCAGAAACTCTGACAAGCTACGAAATGAGCTGAGCACCTTTGTAACTCTGGACGGAGACTTGAAAAACATGGCTGAAAAAGTAGGAACTCTTCTAGTAGCCATTGACAAGGCTATAGCTGGAGTGGTAAATATACAAGAGGTCTTCGATGATGTAACAACTAAATTAACAGAGATGATTGACTTTGCCAAAACGGCAAAAACGGAAGCGGAGCAACTGAATGCAAGATTCTTTATATATAACGAACTATCACTGCTGGAATGCAACTGGAGAGATGTATATTTCAAAGTCCTGAACCTTGATGACTGTACAAAGAATTTTGAAATACTATATTAA